From the Candidatus Neomarinimicrobiota bacterium genome, one window contains:
- the lptC gene encoding LPS export ABC transporter periplasmic protein LptC, which translates to MTLSSPISFLTLFLMVSILSACGKQDVQDNMTDSEPEPELMPDQESWNSEIILTSGGKKIALIKAGHMAKFENKSIILMDEGVEIDFYDDEENHTSHLKSDRGEINERLRDLKAIGNVVVVSDSGETLFTEELLWKNKMQKIISEVDVMIATGTDTIYGIGFESDVGLTSWTIKKPRGKTTRLVGKDDEI; encoded by the coding sequence ATGACGCTCTCCAGCCCGATAAGCTTTTTAACTCTTTTCCTGATGGTATCGATCTTGTCGGCGTGCGGAAAGCAGGATGTTCAGGATAATATGACCGACTCAGAACCCGAACCCGAGCTGATGCCTGATCAGGAATCCTGGAACTCCGAGATAATATTGACTTCGGGGGGAAAAAAAATTGCGCTCATTAAAGCGGGTCATATGGCAAAATTCGAGAACAAGAGCATAATTCTGATGGATGAGGGCGTTGAGATCGATTTTTATGACGACGAAGAAAACCACACGTCGCATCTCAAGTCAGACAGGGGTGAGATCAACGAAAGATTAAGGGATTTGAAGGCAATTGGGAACGTGGTAGTTGTATCGGACAGCGGAGAGACCCTTTTTACGGAAGAGCTGCTTTGGAAGAATAAAATGCAAAAGATTATTTCCGAAGTTGATGTGATGATCGCTACGGGAACTGATACTATATACGGCATCGGGTTTGAGTCCGATGTAGGATTGACCAGTTGGACGATAAAAAAACCGAGAGGTAAAACAACGAGGTTAGTCGGAAAAGATGACGAAATTTAG